From one Burkholderia pyrrocinia genomic stretch:
- a CDS encoding c-type cytochrome gives MIDRTTLIRRARALLLGAAWMPALTFAAAPQDTPAAASAPVTTPAPAATAATAKPFTPPAESAMPADGFGKTVKLGEQIFLHTPEFAGKYVGNKLTCASCHLDAGRRPDSSPMWAAYLLYPAYRSKNGHVNTFAERLQGCFQYSMNGKAPPAGDPILVALETYSYWLAKGAPVGTKLPGQGFPKLPPPAQKADYARGAAVYTQHCALCHGADGQGQSSGGKPAFPALWGARSFNWGAGMGDIRNAAGFIKANMPLGLGGTLTDQEAWDVATFMDSHERPQDPRFTGSVQDTRAKFHDSPDSMYGLSVNGRVLGAP, from the coding sequence ATGATCGACCGCACGACGCTGATCCGCCGCGCACGCGCCTTGCTGCTCGGCGCGGCCTGGATGCCCGCGCTCACGTTCGCGGCGGCGCCACAGGACACGCCGGCCGCCGCTTCCGCACCCGTGACCACACCGGCACCGGCCGCAACCGCAGCGACGGCCAAGCCGTTCACGCCGCCCGCCGAATCCGCGATGCCCGCCGACGGCTTCGGCAAGACCGTGAAGCTCGGCGAGCAGATCTTCCTGCACACGCCCGAGTTCGCGGGCAAGTACGTCGGCAACAAGCTGACCTGCGCGAGCTGCCACCTCGATGCGGGCCGCCGGCCCGACTCGAGCCCGATGTGGGCCGCGTACCTGCTGTATCCGGCCTACCGCAGCAAGAACGGGCACGTGAACACGTTCGCCGAACGGCTGCAGGGCTGCTTCCAATACAGCATGAACGGCAAGGCGCCGCCGGCCGGCGACCCGATCCTCGTCGCGCTCGAAACGTATTCGTACTGGCTCGCGAAGGGCGCGCCGGTCGGCACGAAGCTGCCGGGGCAAGGCTTCCCGAAACTGCCGCCGCCCGCGCAGAAGGCCGACTACGCGCGCGGCGCCGCCGTCTACACGCAGCACTGCGCGCTGTGCCACGGCGCGGACGGCCAGGGCCAGTCGAGCGGCGGCAAGCCGGCTTTCCCGGCGCTGTGGGGCGCGCGCTCGTTCAACTGGGGTGCGGGGATGGGCGACATCCGCAATGCGGCCGGCTTCATCAAGGCCAACATGCCGCTCGGGCTCGGCGGCACGCTGACCGATCAGGAGGCGTGGGACGTCGCGACCTTCATGGACAGCCACGAACGTCCGCAGGATCCGCGCTTCACGGGCTCCGTGCAGGACACGCGCGCGAAGTTCCACGATTCGCCCGACTCGATGTACGGGCTCAGCGTGAACGGCCGCGTGCTCGGCGCGCCATGA
- a CDS encoding MFS transporter, whose protein sequence is MQSPAKAPATGGASSLVPAELPSLSAVPTPSASPRPFGQSLAAMTGIGIVNMLVALDQTTVSTALPQIVATLGGFEWYTWIATAYLLTSLITVPIFGRLGDYYGRKPFVIGAIATFTAASVLCASAPNMATLVAARALQGIGAGMMTGTAFASIPDLFPAPLERARWQVVLAAAYGIGTAAGPSLGGWLTDQYGWRSTFVINLPVGFAALYFTQRYLPRLAPSSGTRIRIDIAGALVLSLLLGCMLFAFSSELGEASTQLRCIAIASLPVLVALFVRCERRAAAPLVPLDLLRNRRILTLLGLSFLTGAVMFSTIFYAPLLLQSGFGLSATAAGRLSTPLAASIAVGSLFNTAIVTRVERPAIIVLTGFSMLVLACYGLSLVALTNTHALLIVSLFGAGVGLGLILNNVNIFTQEIAGKTRVGIATSLIQSTRMIGGMVGLSTLGAWVSAHYKVGAVQALNTLGVTTVDRHLNSLLGDPQLLIDPKKQSAIIESMAGAPFAGQHVIDALRSVFSDVLHTGFQLTAAAALVALLTTLTILEVRFGSAPNDDGARHDAT, encoded by the coding sequence ATGCAATCCCCAGCCAAAGCGCCGGCTACCGGCGGCGCGTCGTCCCTTGTTCCGGCAGAACTGCCATCCCTCTCCGCCGTACCCACGCCATCCGCATCGCCACGCCCGTTCGGTCAGTCGCTGGCCGCCATGACAGGTATCGGGATCGTCAATATGCTCGTCGCGCTCGATCAAACCACCGTCAGCACGGCGCTGCCACAGATCGTCGCAACATTGGGCGGCTTCGAATGGTACACGTGGATAGCGACCGCGTATCTGTTGACGTCGTTGATTACCGTACCGATTTTCGGTCGACTGGGTGACTACTACGGGCGCAAACCATTCGTCATCGGCGCAATCGCGACGTTTACCGCAGCCTCCGTCCTGTGTGCATCCGCCCCGAACATGGCTACGCTCGTCGCCGCACGAGCGCTTCAGGGCATCGGTGCCGGGATGATGACGGGGACCGCGTTCGCCTCGATACCGGATCTGTTTCCCGCGCCGCTGGAACGCGCCCGATGGCAGGTCGTACTCGCTGCGGCATACGGCATCGGTACCGCCGCGGGGCCGTCCCTGGGTGGATGGCTGACCGATCAATACGGCTGGCGCTCGACATTCGTGATCAACTTGCCGGTCGGGTTCGCGGCACTCTACTTCACACAACGCTATCTCCCGCGCCTCGCCCCGTCGTCGGGAACGCGAATCCGTATCGACATCGCCGGAGCGCTGGTGCTCTCCTTGTTGCTGGGATGCATGTTGTTCGCGTTCAGCAGCGAGCTTGGCGAAGCGTCGACACAACTGCGCTGCATCGCAATCGCCAGCCTGCCCGTGCTTGTCGCATTGTTCGTGCGTTGCGAACGGCGCGCAGCAGCACCGCTGGTACCCCTCGACCTGCTGCGCAATCGACGCATCCTGACGTTGCTCGGGCTTTCGTTTCTGACCGGCGCGGTGATGTTTTCGACGATCTTCTATGCGCCATTGCTGCTCCAGAGCGGCTTCGGACTGTCCGCTACGGCGGCAGGCAGGCTATCGACGCCGCTCGCCGCGTCGATAGCCGTCGGCAGTCTGTTCAACACGGCAATCGTCACGCGCGTCGAGCGCCCTGCGATCATCGTGCTCACCGGCTTCTCGATGCTCGTGCTCGCCTGCTATGGCTTGTCGCTCGTCGCGCTGACGAACACGCATGCGCTTCTGATCGTTTCGTTGTTCGGGGCGGGCGTCGGCCTGGGGCTTATCCTCAACAACGTCAACATCTTCACGCAGGAGATCGCGGGAAAAACACGCGTCGGTATCGCGACATCGCTCATCCAGTCCACACGGATGATCGGCGGGATGGTGGGGCTATCCACGCTCGGCGCCTGGGTATCGGCCCACTACAAGGTCGGTGCGGTTCAAGCACTGAACACCCTGGGCGTGACAACTGTCGACCGGCACCTGAACAGCCTGCTGGGAGACCCCCAACTGCTCATCGACCCAAAGAAGCAGTCCGCGATCATCGAATCGATGGCCGGCGCACCGTTCGCTGGCCAGCATGTCATTGACGCGTTGCGCAGTGTCTTCAGCGACGTCCTGCACACCGGATTCCAACTGACCGCAGCAGCAGCCCTCGTCGCCCTTCTGACCACGCTGACCATTCTCGAAGTCCGGTTCGGCTCAGCGCCGAACGACGACGGTGCGCGTCACGACGCAACGTAA
- a CDS encoding molybdate ABC transporter substrate-binding protein, translated as MTSIHPQSPSRRRQRTLRAALAAWLCCASALSLAAPADTAASIFPPWQEGRNNDAIHRGLEFTVPQVDVLADFHGDLTAPKLVLFVGGNYFFAMAPLVAKFEEDHPDYRGRIYWETIPPGLLVKQIQAGGTITVGNMTWTVKPDAYFAGLGKIDGLIADGTLAGPAVPYVTNQLTIMVRAGNPKRIASLNDLARPDVKLAMPNPAFEGVARQIRASLVKAGGDALARTVYDDKVRAGTTELTHIHHRETALFLMQDRADAGVLWQSEAAFQEQVGHPLMHIDIPAAQNTTAIYAGAMVKDAPHPEAARAWLAFIRSPEAFRIFQRYGFGRYDATTPVQHLAPADDRPDAG; from the coding sequence ATGACCTCGATCCACCCGCAGTCGCCGTCGCGCCGCCGGCAGCGCACGCTGCGCGCCGCGCTGGCCGCCTGGCTGTGCTGCGCGTCGGCGCTGTCGCTCGCCGCACCCGCCGACACCGCCGCAAGCATCTTTCCGCCCTGGCAGGAAGGCCGCAACAACGACGCGATTCATCGTGGCCTCGAATTCACGGTGCCGCAGGTCGACGTGCTCGCCGATTTCCACGGCGACCTCACCGCGCCGAAGCTCGTGCTGTTCGTCGGCGGCAACTATTTCTTCGCGATGGCGCCGCTCGTCGCGAAGTTCGAGGAAGACCATCCCGACTACCGCGGCCGCATCTACTGGGAAACGATCCCTCCCGGCCTGCTCGTGAAGCAGATCCAAGCGGGCGGCACGATCACGGTCGGCAACATGACGTGGACGGTCAAGCCCGACGCGTATTTCGCGGGGCTCGGCAAGATCGACGGGCTGATCGCGGACGGCACGCTCGCGGGCCCCGCCGTGCCGTACGTGACGAACCAGTTGACGATCATGGTGCGCGCGGGCAATCCGAAGCGCATCGCATCGCTGAACGATCTCGCGCGGCCCGACGTGAAGCTCGCGATGCCGAACCCGGCATTCGAAGGCGTCGCGCGGCAGATCCGCGCCTCGCTCGTGAAGGCCGGCGGCGACGCGCTCGCGCGCACCGTCTACGACGACAAGGTGCGCGCCGGCACGACCGAGCTCACGCACATCCACCATCGGGAAACCGCGCTGTTCCTGATGCAGGATCGCGCGGACGCCGGCGTGCTGTGGCAATCCGAAGCGGCGTTCCAGGAACAGGTCGGGCATCCGCTGATGCACATCGACATTCCGGCCGCGCAGAATACGACGGCGATTTATGCGGGGGCGATGGTGAAGGACGCGCCGCATCCGGAAGCCGCGCGCGCGTGGCTCGCGTTCATCCGGTCGCCGGAAGCGTTCCGGATCTTCCAGCGCTACGGCTTCGGGCGATACGATGCGACGACACCGGTGCAGCACCTCGCGCCGGCGGATGACCGGCCCGACGCCGGCTGA
- a CDS encoding c-type cytochrome, with protein MNDTVDTRRRRFAPLLLAAAALLAGHAHADDATLGKTLATQGSATGVAACIGCHGSQGEGNAAAGFPRLAGTNAAYLSAQLAAFADGSRQNPVMQPLSKLLTPHERDAVSAYFASLSAPAGVFTPDTASVDPANTGVWLATRGRWSQGLPACAQCHGPGGLGVGSAFPPLAGQPAAYIAGQLNGWKHGTRPPGPMALMPMIAGKLSDADIDAVAAYYARGGAAQGDKR; from the coding sequence GTGAACGATACGGTCGACACACGGCGACGCCGGTTCGCACCGCTGCTGCTTGCCGCAGCGGCGCTGCTGGCCGGCCATGCGCACGCAGACGACGCGACGCTCGGCAAGACGCTCGCGACACAGGGCTCGGCGACGGGCGTCGCCGCCTGCATCGGCTGCCACGGCAGCCAGGGTGAAGGGAATGCGGCGGCCGGCTTCCCGCGTCTCGCGGGCACGAACGCCGCGTATCTGTCCGCGCAGCTTGCCGCATTCGCGGACGGCAGCCGCCAGAATCCCGTCATGCAACCGCTGTCGAAACTGCTGACGCCGCACGAACGCGACGCGGTATCCGCGTACTTCGCGAGCCTGTCCGCGCCGGCCGGCGTCTTCACCCCCGACACCGCGTCGGTGGATCCCGCGAACACCGGCGTGTGGCTCGCGACGCGCGGGCGCTGGTCGCAGGGCCTGCCCGCGTGCGCGCAATGTCACGGCCCCGGCGGCCTCGGCGTCGGCAGCGCATTTCCGCCGCTCGCGGGGCAGCCTGCCGCGTATATCGCCGGCCAGTTGAACGGCTGGAAACACGGCACGCGCCCGCCCGGGCCGATGGCGCTGATGCCGATGATCGCCGGCAAGCTGTCGGATGCCGACATCGACGCGGTGGCCGCCTACTATGCGCGCGGCGGCGCCGCACAAGGAGACAAGCGATGA
- a CDS encoding porin: protein MNKQLIAGPLLLSLAGGAFAQSSVTLYGIVDAGVTYRSNERVGSAGAYTGHSSVGLTTGNLSGSRWGIKGSEDLGGGMRALFVLENGFDITNGTSGQGGRQFGRQAFVGIGSDRYGSVTLGRQYTSLDDFVSPVGPSSFIGGFGAHPGDIDDLDQTARVDSSIKYTSANYAGFTFGALYGFGGQPGSMKQRNTWSVGAAYAAGPLRVGVGYERSDNSKTGATDPTTGKWQSTDDGLFNSSINEGYASAQSQQVIATGATVDFGPAVVGVNYSNVQYRGGDRSLFAGHATFNVAGVFTRWNVRPQTQLFAGYSYTRGSDVDGVDDRAQYHNVTLGAVYDLSKRSSVYLLGAYQHASGMTLDALGRPVAATASVSDKANGHSSDSRSQAIVSLGLRQKF, encoded by the coding sequence ATGAACAAGCAACTGATCGCAGGACCGCTGCTGCTCTCGCTCGCGGGCGGCGCCTTCGCGCAAAGCTCCGTCACGTTGTACGGCATCGTCGATGCGGGCGTGACCTATCGCAGCAACGAACGGGTCGGCTCGGCCGGGGCGTACACCGGGCATTCGAGCGTCGGGCTCACGACCGGCAACCTGTCCGGCAGCCGCTGGGGCATCAAGGGTTCCGAGGATCTCGGCGGCGGGATGCGCGCGCTGTTCGTCCTCGAGAACGGCTTCGACATCACCAACGGCACGTCGGGCCAGGGCGGCCGCCAGTTCGGCCGGCAGGCATTCGTCGGCATCGGCAGCGACCGCTACGGCTCGGTCACGCTCGGCCGGCAGTACACGTCGCTCGACGACTTCGTGAGCCCGGTCGGCCCGTCGTCGTTCATCGGCGGGTTCGGCGCACACCCGGGCGACATCGACGATCTCGACCAGACCGCGCGCGTCGACAGCTCGATCAAGTACACGAGCGCCAACTACGCGGGCTTCACGTTCGGCGCGCTGTACGGCTTCGGCGGCCAGCCGGGCAGCATGAAGCAGCGCAACACGTGGAGCGTCGGCGCGGCATACGCGGCGGGCCCGCTGCGTGTCGGCGTCGGCTACGAGCGCTCGGACAACAGCAAGACGGGCGCGACCGACCCGACAACGGGCAAGTGGCAGAGCACCGACGACGGCCTGTTCAACTCGTCGATCAACGAAGGTTATGCGAGCGCGCAGTCGCAGCAGGTCATCGCGACGGGTGCGACGGTCGACTTCGGCCCGGCCGTCGTCGGCGTGAACTACAGCAACGTGCAGTACCGCGGCGGCGACCGATCGCTGTTCGCCGGCCACGCGACGTTCAACGTCGCGGGCGTGTTCACGCGCTGGAACGTGCGGCCGCAGACGCAACTGTTCGCCGGCTACAGCTACACGCGCGGCAGCGATGTCGATGGCGTCGACGACCGCGCGCAGTACCACAACGTGACGCTCGGCGCCGTCTACGACCTGTCGAAGCGCAGCAGCGTGTACCTGCTCGGCGCGTACCAGCATGCGTCGGGCATGACGCTCGACGCGCTCGGCCGGCCGGTGGCCGCGACCGCGTCGGTGTCCGACAAGGCGAACGGCCATTCATCGGACTCGCGGTCGCAGGCGATCGTCAGCCTCGGGCTGCGCCAGAAGTTCTGA
- a CDS encoding SMP-30/gluconolaconase/LRE-like region family protein — MSMKQIRAALLGMCVAMLAPASHAQAQYTTDWLANTFGTLAAHVGNGARSMWVAPEGVIYTASRWDENAGGVAIYQNGQPLGTIGIHDEFQGGAITGNSTSLFVALGYNRTFGSGSVGRYNRGTNLRDLRIPVSTWTGIQYADVITGLATAGNLLYVSDFYGNRVRVYTTDGVWQRDIGVSGPGALALDAAGNLWVARKSAGVVAQFSATGTAMNTIQMAAGARPASLYFDASMGQLMVGDQGPDMNIKVYSGLLGLPMQVGTFGVQGGYLDTTTGIKGQVGDKRFTRVAALGKDSAGNLYVLNNAWGGGWDLGRNGSTDLHSYSPTGALQWKLQALNFEGIAAPDPVTDGAFFYSGNNVYTGGAGGTFVANTVDPFTYPKDPRLDMNDYQRGQHFGQLVMVGGNRILVASGQNPGNFNFYYFNTASGYIAIPAGSLPGKPFNTTLQVTAGFDIDGNGDVWAGLNGSNVISRYPMTGFDATGKPSWGKPTTTPVPSSVAPVTRIIYQADSDTMILAQGLAGNWDWTAMNGHIEVYHGWKNGNTNAPNPVINLTSANPKSIAAAGHYLFVGYVHTVPNIDVFDLNTGALVTTLTNSNASAMDVGNDVDSMYGVRAYLRSTGEYVITKDNYNGTSIVVYRWRP, encoded by the coding sequence ATGTCAATGAAACAAATTCGCGCGGCATTGCTGGGAATGTGCGTGGCCATGCTGGCGCCGGCGAGTCACGCGCAGGCGCAATACACGACGGACTGGCTCGCGAACACGTTCGGCACGCTGGCCGCGCACGTGGGCAACGGCGCGCGCTCGATGTGGGTCGCGCCCGAGGGCGTGATCTACACGGCGTCGCGCTGGGACGAGAACGCGGGCGGCGTCGCGATCTACCAGAACGGCCAGCCGCTCGGCACGATCGGCATCCACGACGAATTCCAGGGCGGCGCGATCACCGGCAACTCGACGTCGCTGTTCGTCGCGCTCGGCTACAACCGCACGTTCGGCAGCGGCTCGGTGGGCCGCTACAATCGCGGCACGAACCTGCGCGACCTGCGCATCCCGGTCAGCACTTGGACGGGCATCCAGTACGCGGACGTGATCACGGGCCTCGCGACAGCCGGCAACCTGCTGTACGTGAGCGACTTCTACGGCAACCGCGTGCGCGTCTATACGACGGACGGCGTGTGGCAGCGCGACATCGGCGTATCCGGGCCGGGCGCGCTGGCGCTCGACGCCGCCGGCAACCTGTGGGTCGCGCGCAAGAGCGCGGGCGTCGTCGCGCAATTCAGCGCGACCGGCACGGCGATGAACACGATCCAGATGGCGGCCGGCGCGCGGCCGGCGTCGCTGTACTTCGATGCGTCGATGGGCCAGTTGATGGTGGGCGACCAAGGGCCCGACATGAACATCAAGGTCTACAGCGGGCTGCTCGGCCTGCCGATGCAGGTCGGCACGTTCGGCGTGCAGGGCGGCTATCTCGACACGACGACGGGCATCAAGGGGCAGGTCGGCGACAAGCGCTTCACGCGCGTCGCCGCGCTCGGCAAGGATTCGGCCGGCAACCTGTACGTGCTGAACAACGCCTGGGGCGGCGGCTGGGATCTCGGCCGCAACGGCAGCACCGACCTGCATTCGTACAGCCCGACGGGCGCGCTGCAATGGAAGCTGCAGGCGCTGAACTTCGAGGGCATCGCCGCGCCCGATCCGGTGACGGACGGCGCGTTCTTCTACAGCGGCAACAACGTGTACACGGGCGGGGCAGGCGGCACGTTCGTCGCGAACACGGTCGACCCGTTCACCTATCCGAAGGACCCGCGCCTCGACATGAACGACTACCAGCGCGGCCAGCACTTCGGCCAGCTCGTGATGGTCGGCGGCAACCGGATCCTCGTCGCGTCGGGCCAGAACCCGGGCAACTTCAACTTCTATTACTTCAATACGGCGAGCGGCTATATCGCGATTCCGGCCGGCTCGCTCCCGGGCAAGCCGTTCAATACGACGCTCCAGGTGACGGCCGGTTTCGACATCGACGGAAATGGCGACGTGTGGGCGGGGCTGAACGGATCCAACGTGATTTCCCGCTACCCGATGACGGGCTTCGACGCGACCGGCAAGCCGTCATGGGGCAAGCCGACGACGACGCCCGTGCCGAGCAGCGTGGCGCCGGTCACGCGCATCATCTACCAGGCGGACAGCGACACGATGATCCTCGCGCAGGGCCTCGCGGGCAACTGGGACTGGACCGCGATGAACGGGCACATCGAGGTCTATCACGGCTGGAAGAACGGCAACACGAACGCGCCGAATCCGGTGATCAACCTGACGAGCGCGAATCCGAAATCGATCGCGGCGGCCGGCCACTACCTGTTCGTCGGCTACGTGCACACCGTGCCGAACATCGACGTGTTCGACCTGAACACCGGTGCGCTCGTCACCACGCTGACGAATTCGAACGCGTCGGCGATGGACGTCGGCAACGACGTCGACTCGATGTACGGCGTGCGCGCCTACCTGCGCTCGACCGGCGAGTACGTGATCACCAAGGACAACTACAACGGCACGAGCATCGTCGTGTATCGCTGGCGTCCGTGA
- a CDS encoding putative quinol monooxygenase: protein MSEIVVISINVAKAGKEAALEALLSSLVAPTRSDPGMIRYELSRDLRNPRIFVFHEIWESQEALDGHLNTPHIATYRTLVPDLVERKELLITRKVQ from the coding sequence ATGTCTGAAATCGTCGTTATCTCCATCAACGTAGCGAAGGCCGGAAAGGAAGCCGCGCTCGAAGCGCTGCTGAGCAGCCTCGTCGCCCCGACCCGAAGCGACCCGGGCATGATCCGCTACGAACTCAGTCGCGACCTGCGGAATCCCCGCATCTTCGTCTTCCACGAGATCTGGGAGAGTCAGGAAGCGCTCGACGGGCACTTGAATACGCCACATATCGCCACCTACCGCACGCTTGTTCCGGATCTCGTCGAGCGCAAGGAATTGCTCATCACCAGGAAGGTCCAGTAA
- a CDS encoding GFA family protein, translating to MTRTLSARCLCGAVTVTLRGEPAARANCHCATCRDFYGTSMLSATAWPPEQVAVDGTGATFPHPSKSMSRTWCASCGEIVSGTNRLGMRVVPNSLTARAHGGQLPDHLQPTMHLFYRHRVIDVVDALPKYLDGWDGPTLDSAN from the coding sequence ATGACCCGAACGCTTTCTGCGCGCTGCCTGTGCGGTGCCGTCACCGTCACGCTGCGCGGCGAGCCGGCGGCACGCGCGAACTGCCATTGCGCGACTTGCCGCGATTTCTACGGCACGTCGATGCTGTCCGCGACCGCGTGGCCGCCGGAGCAGGTTGCCGTCGACGGCACCGGCGCAACGTTCCCGCACCCGTCGAAGTCGATGTCGCGCACGTGGTGCGCGTCGTGCGGCGAGATCGTGTCCGGGACGAACCGGCTCGGCATGCGCGTCGTGCCGAACAGCCTGACCGCGCGTGCGCACGGCGGGCAACTGCCTGACCATCTGCAGCCGACGATGCACCTGTTCTACCGGCACCGCGTGATCGACGTCGTCGACGCGCTGCCGAAATACCTCGACGGCTGGGACGGCCCGACGCTCGACAGCGCAAACTGA
- a CDS encoding DoxX family protein: MTTRPQLPNTFQDFLLLIARVLIVALYLKIGIPKLMDFGGAIAYMTRIDAPMPMLAAAILIAMDVVVAIAILIGFHTRPVALLLALYTLGAAIIGHPFWLTDGSQQMNNMIHFYKNLSIMGGLLALCAAGPGRFSVDRG, encoded by the coding sequence ATGACAACCCGACCACAACTGCCAAACACATTTCAGGATTTCCTGCTGTTGATCGCCCGTGTGCTGATCGTTGCACTTTACTTGAAAATCGGGATTCCAAAGTTGATGGACTTCGGCGGAGCAATCGCCTACATGACCCGCATCGACGCACCCATGCCAATGCTGGCAGCGGCGATCCTGATCGCAATGGACGTCGTCGTTGCGATCGCGATTCTGATCGGATTCCATACCCGCCCCGTCGCGTTGCTGCTCGCACTCTATACGCTCGGCGCCGCGATTATCGGTCACCCATTCTGGTTGACGGATGGCTCCCAGCAGATGAACAACATGATTCATTTCTACAAGAACCTGTCGATCATGGGGGGGCTTCTCGCGCTCTGTGCAGCGGGCCCGGGACGCTTTTCGGTCGACCGCGGCTGA
- a CDS encoding cupin domain-containing protein, with translation MNQTKWPIRFLAAAISALSLASGAQASEEGVTVMPLAHTSQSWDGAYYTHYPEGTPLIDVQHVRIPAHTTLPWHSHGVVNAVYLLSGRLTVEKKNGESRTTFTAGQVIADTVGTIHHGYTTDEPAEMVVFFAGAKGQPLRTLEQN, from the coding sequence ATGAACCAGACGAAGTGGCCCATCCGTTTTCTGGCGGCTGCAATCAGTGCGCTGTCACTCGCTTCCGGCGCGCAAGCGTCCGAGGAGGGGGTGACGGTCATGCCGCTCGCGCACACGTCGCAATCATGGGATGGCGCCTACTACACGCATTATCCGGAAGGTACGCCGCTCATCGACGTGCAGCACGTGCGAATCCCTGCTCACACGACGCTTCCGTGGCATAGCCACGGTGTGGTCAACGCTGTCTATCTGTTGAGCGGCAGGCTCACTGTCGAGAAAAAGAACGGTGAATCCCGGACGACGTTTACCGCGGGACAGGTCATCGCGGACACCGTCGGAACGATTCACCACGGCTATACGACCGACGAACCGGCCGAGATGGTCGTGTTCTTTGCCGGCGCCAAGGGGCAACCCCTGCGCACCCTGGAACAAAACTGA